A section of the Pimelobacter simplex genome encodes:
- a CDS encoding helix-turn-helix transcriptional regulator has protein sequence MAGGGPVLLPRARLHHTLDHPEARLSVVAAPSGYGKTSLARAWVETLTATDVVWVTLENDLESRSAFWQTVLAATGRVGMTGGPAAPPALLTEIESSPDPAAVIARGLASSTRPLLVLDAYEKVRAAAGQVDDDLLRLVRLVPRLQVVVTTRTPGTLAGPARRLRGEVQLLTEDDLAFTLDETRDLLAAFGSPGASDTAPDLHAATHGYPLALRAAMLARPHDRARTTPGQHDPAWQALVAEDLRAQLERGAAYAFVLATSVPPYFDAELAVDLAAGTTGAAGPAEVEEILDELEWNGFGRRIPFAPGHQVFQYVESLRDAVLAEARQRPVAEQQRAAEHSAAWLHRHGSYEAALEMAVGAGLFGIAARVYAAVVVTTQDAQSTGLVDRHLASVPSRALTQFPALAFGRGLACFRDPSLRGAAADYFRISARWDGPRFPNPTTGEYLLGHVAKVVSLRLLGRVQESGRAAAEALDFLARMPAGEREGLSFLGPMALRHLAYSQFLAGDVAGARDSTTRAVAMATDPVVRNHTAVYAVGLGAFEGQTVPARAARSLLSAPAWRPGEDRSYANALGRIGEAVLRLDDADFAGALATFDDTTFRDTTEHWPLLTWTLLHAHIGLGSAAAEARRVEEQLRRTPAPPVMGDSVGAAAVRGALAVAWLAAGNHPRSTALLRSRTGYGGQLAPAAALSRLLAGDATGLLTALPALESRPGHTIRSLAAVLVLGAAAATRTGHDDAAAALLERVLAQVGPDGARLHLIYLPPDDVAALRRIAASRGSPAVQEHLAAPIPACFDAAPTVVALTRQERTVLAALAQHPHRGDLAAALHLSENTVKTHLQRIYRKLGAGSRTAVLERAIELDLL, from the coding sequence ATGGCCGGCGGAGGTCCCGTGCTGCTCCCGCGCGCCCGGCTGCACCACACGCTCGACCACCCCGAGGCCCGGCTGAGCGTCGTCGCGGCCCCGAGCGGCTACGGCAAGACCAGCCTGGCCCGGGCCTGGGTCGAGACGCTCACCGCGACCGACGTCGTCTGGGTGACGCTCGAGAACGACCTCGAGTCCCGGTCGGCCTTCTGGCAGACCGTGCTCGCCGCCACCGGCCGGGTCGGCATGACGGGCGGGCCGGCCGCGCCGCCCGCCCTGCTCACCGAGATCGAGTCCAGCCCCGATCCCGCCGCGGTGATCGCCCGCGGTCTCGCGAGCAGCACCCGGCCGCTGCTCGTGCTCGACGCCTACGAGAAGGTCCGGGCCGCGGCCGGACAGGTCGACGACGACCTGCTGCGCCTGGTCCGCCTGGTCCCCCGGCTGCAGGTGGTCGTCACCACCCGCACCCCCGGCACGCTGGCCGGCCCCGCCCGGCGCCTGCGCGGCGAGGTGCAGCTGCTGACCGAGGACGACCTCGCCTTCACCCTCGACGAGACCCGCGACCTGCTGGCGGCCTTCGGCAGTCCCGGCGCGAGCGACACCGCGCCGGACCTGCACGCGGCCACCCACGGCTACCCGCTGGCGCTGCGGGCCGCGATGCTCGCCCGCCCCCACGACCGGGCGCGGACCACCCCGGGCCAGCACGACCCCGCCTGGCAGGCGCTGGTGGCCGAGGACCTGCGCGCCCAGCTCGAGCGCGGTGCGGCGTACGCCTTCGTGCTGGCGACCAGCGTGCCGCCGTACTTCGACGCGGAGCTGGCCGTCGACCTGGCCGCGGGAACGACCGGCGCCGCCGGTCCGGCCGAGGTCGAGGAGATCCTCGACGAGCTGGAGTGGAACGGGTTCGGCCGCCGGATCCCCTTCGCGCCGGGCCACCAGGTCTTCCAGTACGTCGAGTCGCTGCGCGACGCCGTCCTGGCCGAGGCCCGGCAGCGCCCGGTGGCCGAGCAACAGCGGGCGGCCGAGCACAGCGCGGCGTGGCTGCACCGGCACGGCAGCTACGAGGCCGCCCTCGAGATGGCCGTCGGCGCCGGCCTGTTCGGCATCGCCGCCCGGGTCTACGCCGCCGTCGTCGTCACCACCCAGGACGCCCAGTCCACCGGCCTGGTCGACCGTCACCTCGCCTCGGTCCCGAGCCGCGCGCTCACCCAGTTCCCCGCGCTCGCGTTCGGGCGCGGGCTCGCCTGCTTCCGCGACCCGTCGCTGCGCGGCGCCGCCGCCGACTACTTCCGGATCTCCGCCCGCTGGGACGGCCCGCGCTTCCCGAACCCGACCACCGGCGAGTACCTCCTCGGCCACGTCGCGAAGGTCGTCAGCCTGCGTCTGCTCGGGCGGGTCCAGGAGTCCGGCCGGGCCGCCGCCGAGGCCCTCGACTTCCTCGCGCGGATGCCCGCGGGCGAGCGCGAGGGGCTCAGCTTCCTCGGCCCGATGGCGCTGCGCCACCTCGCCTACTCCCAGTTCCTCGCCGGCGACGTCGCCGGCGCCCGGGACTCCACGACCCGCGCGGTCGCGATGGCGACCGACCCGGTGGTGCGCAACCACACCGCGGTGTACGCCGTCGGGCTGGGCGCGTTCGAGGGCCAGACCGTCCCGGCCCGCGCGGCCCGCTCGCTGCTCAGTGCGCCGGCCTGGCGCCCGGGCGAGGACCGCTCCTACGCCAACGCCCTGGGCCGGATCGGGGAGGCCGTCCTCCGGCTCGACGACGCCGACTTCGCCGGCGCCCTCGCCACCTTCGACGACACCACCTTCCGCGACACCACCGAGCACTGGCCGTTGCTGACCTGGACCCTCCTGCACGCCCACATCGGCCTCGGCTCCGCCGCCGCCGAGGCACGCCGGGTCGAGGAGCAGCTGCGCCGGACGCCGGCGCCGCCGGTGATGGGCGACAGCGTCGGCGCGGCCGCGGTCCGTGGTGCCCTCGCCGTCGCCTGGCTCGCGGCCGGCAACCACCCCCGCTCGACGGCGCTGCTGCGCTCCCGGACCGGCTACGGCGGGCAGCTCGCGCCCGCGGCGGCCCTCTCCCGCCTGCTGGCCGGCGACGCCACCGGTCTGCTCACCGCGCTGCCCGCGCTGGAGAGCCGCCCCGGGCACACGATCCGCTCGCTCGCCGCCGTCCTGGTCCTCGGCGCCGCGGCCGCCACCCGGACCGGGCACGACGACGCCGCCGCGGCCCTGCTCGAGCGCGTCCTCGCCCAGGTCGGCCCCGACGGCGCCCGCCTGCACCTGATCTACCTGCCGCCCGACGACGTCGCCGCGCTGCGCCGGATCGCGGCGAGCCGGGGCAGCCCCGCCGTCCAGGAGCACCTGGCCGCGCCGATCCCGGCCTGCTTCGACGCCGCGCCCACCGTCGTCGCGCTGACCCGCCAGGAGCGGACCGTGCTCGCCGCCCTCGCCCAGCACCCCCACCGGGGCGACCTGGCCGCCGCCCTGCACCTGTCGGAGAACACCGTCAAGACCCACCTGCAGCGGATCTACCGCAAGCTCGGCGCCGGCTCGCGCACCGCCGTGCTGGAACGGGCGATCGAGCTCGACCTGCTCTAG
- a CDS encoding antibiotic biosynthesis monooxygenase family protein, translated as MSVVKINAIQVPEGAGPELEKRFAARAGAVEGSPGFLGFQLLRPTAGEDRYFVVTQWADEESFAAWRDGQGRAAHAEKPGEAPRKPVATGADLLEFEVVLDVKGG; from the coding sequence ATGTCCGTCGTGAAGATCAACGCCATCCAGGTCCCCGAGGGCGCCGGCCCCGAGCTCGAGAAGCGCTTCGCCGCCCGCGCGGGCGCGGTCGAGGGGTCGCCGGGCTTCCTGGGCTTCCAGCTGCTCCGCCCGACCGCGGGCGAGGACCGCTACTTCGTCGTCACCCAGTGGGCCGACGAGGAGTCGTTCGCCGCCTGGCGCGACGGCCAGGGCCGCGCCGCGCACGCCGAGAAGCCGGGCGAGGCGCCCCGCAAGCCGGTCGCGACCGGCGCCGACCTGCTGGAGTTCGAGGTCGTCCTCGACGTCAAGGGCGGCTGA
- a CDS encoding SRPBCC family protein, which produces MTRIVVAFPVPRERAFAYLADPRNRPAWQSSLRAVAGVRDDDSAWTDVTVVPGIRPRMRTTLSEPPYRWVEEGECGPFRARLELRFDEDAAGCRVTADFAVRGLRVGGLVTWGSRAAVAADLRRAARLLSRP; this is translated from the coding sequence GTGACCCGGATCGTCGTCGCCTTCCCGGTCCCGCGGGAGCGGGCGTTCGCCTACCTCGCCGACCCGCGCAACCGGCCGGCCTGGCAGTCCTCGCTGCGGGCGGTCGCCGGGGTGCGGGACGACGACAGCGCGTGGACCGACGTGACCGTGGTCCCCGGCATCCGGCCCCGGATGCGCACGACGCTCAGTGAGCCGCCGTACCGGTGGGTCGAGGAGGGCGAGTGCGGCCCGTTCCGGGCCCGCCTGGAGCTGCGCTTCGACGAGGACGCCGCCGGCTGCCGGGTGACCGCGGACTTCGCGGTCCGCGGCCTCCGGGTGGGCGGCCTGGTGACGTGGGGGAGCCGGGCGGCCGTGGCGGCCGACCTGCGCCGTGCGGCGCGGCTGCTCAGCCGCCCTTGA
- a CDS encoding DUF2306 domain-containing protein, which translates to MAFWVVAVVAIGYFPLAFTYGWHFFAADAPRLQDHLQGAVVSHDFGFGHGSVVQLRAEDYREHRVVMLVHTSTGALALALAMLQFSPRLRARRPAVHRYAGRVYLALMATSMLAAYAFLLGSPAIDYFGGSAFDLQLWGLATGTLGSAAYALWAIRRRDVVTHRAWMTMNIAFMLTAPLLRVLWVGLGRIDEGLELMASLDSGASTLAIVAPGGGAIAFLLTQRATRRADVAPNARLQYAAAVVVAALGSLWLLDRFGRLPAEAPGAMVWAGHLLPAWGLLAICLAGAARAGRAGQGIGEQRWRWLAWGAALATPVTALVVVAATPSYGLVDGFLAGQMLAPVTPILVAFALIVHTAAPRRRVRGAAAAPAEERAGTIVG; encoded by the coding sequence GTGGCCTTCTGGGTCGTGGCGGTCGTGGCGATCGGCTACTTCCCGCTGGCCTTCACCTACGGGTGGCACTTCTTCGCCGCCGACGCACCGCGGCTCCAGGACCACCTCCAGGGGGCGGTCGTCAGCCACGACTTCGGGTTCGGGCACGGGTCGGTGGTCCAGCTGCGGGCCGAGGACTACCGCGAGCACCGGGTCGTGATGCTCGTGCACACGAGCACCGGGGCGCTCGCGCTGGCCCTGGCGATGCTGCAGTTCTCGCCGCGCCTGCGCGCCCGGCGTCCCGCCGTGCACCGGTACGCCGGCCGGGTCTACCTCGCGCTCATGGCGACGAGCATGCTCGCGGCCTACGCCTTCCTGCTCGGCAGCCCGGCCATCGACTACTTCGGCGGCTCGGCGTTCGACCTCCAGCTCTGGGGCCTGGCCACGGGCACGCTGGGTTCGGCGGCCTACGCCCTGTGGGCGATCCGGCGGCGCGACGTCGTCACCCACCGCGCCTGGATGACGATGAACATCGCCTTCATGCTCACCGCGCCGCTGCTGCGGGTGCTGTGGGTCGGGCTCGGCCGGATCGACGAGGGGCTCGAGCTCATGGCGAGCCTCGACTCCGGCGCCTCCACGCTCGCGATCGTGGCGCCCGGCGGCGGCGCGATCGCCTTCCTGCTGACCCAGCGGGCGACCCGGCGCGCGGACGTCGCGCCGAACGCCCGCCTCCAGTACGCCGCCGCGGTCGTCGTCGCGGCGCTCGGCTCGCTGTGGCTGCTCGACCGCTTCGGCCGGCTGCCCGCCGAGGCGCCGGGCGCGATGGTCTGGGCCGGGCACCTGCTCCCCGCCTGGGGGCTGCTCGCGATCTGCCTCGCCGGCGCGGCCCGGGCGGGCCGGGCCGGTCAGGGGATCGGTGAGCAGCGCTGGCGGTGGCTGGCCTGGGGTGCCGCGCTGGCCACGCCGGTGACGGCGCTGGTCGTGGTGGCCGCGACGCCGTCGTACGGGCTGGTCGACGGCTTCCTGGCCGGCCAGATGCTCGCGCCGGTGACGCCGATCCTGGTCGCCTTCGCGCTGATCGTGCACACCGCGGCGCCGCGCCGCCGGGTCCGCGGCGCTGCGGCCGCCCCGGCTGAGGAGCGGGCTGGCACGATCGTGGGGTGA
- the purB gene encoding adenylosuccinate lyase, with protein MTVPNVLATRYAAADLAEIWSPEHKIVLERRLWIAVLKAQKDLGIDVPDGVIEAYEKVVENVDLASIADRERITRHDVKARIEEFAALAGHEHIHKGMTSRDLTENVEQLQVRQSLDLLRDRAVATLARLARLAAEHETTVMAGRSHNVAAQATTLGKRFATVADELLIGVERIEQLLARYPLRGIKGPMGTAQDMLDLLGGDADKLADLEQRVARHLGFERVLTSVGQVYPRSLDFDVLSALVQLTAAPSNLATTIRLMAGNEIVTEGFKEGQVGSSAMPHKMNTRSCERVNGLAVVTRGYLSMVGELAGDQWNEGDVSCSVVRRVALPDAFFAVDGLFQTFLTVLDEFGAFPAVIQRELDRYLPFLATTKVLMAAVRNGVGREVAHEAIKEAAVGTALAMRQGQAENDVFAKLAADERLGLTAEQLATLVAEPITFTGAAVAQTQEVCRQVAAVVEAHPAAAAYTPGAIL; from the coding sequence GTGACCGTGCCGAACGTCCTCGCCACCCGCTACGCCGCCGCCGACCTCGCTGAGATCTGGTCGCCCGAGCACAAGATCGTCCTCGAGCGGCGGCTGTGGATCGCCGTCCTCAAGGCGCAGAAGGACCTCGGTATCGACGTCCCCGACGGCGTGATCGAGGCCTACGAGAAGGTCGTCGAGAACGTCGACCTGGCGAGCATCGCCGACCGGGAGCGGATCACCCGGCACGACGTGAAGGCGCGCATCGAGGAGTTCGCGGCGCTCGCGGGCCACGAGCACATCCACAAGGGCATGACGAGCCGTGACCTGACCGAGAACGTCGAGCAGCTCCAGGTCCGGCAGTCGCTCGACCTGCTGCGCGACCGGGCGGTCGCGACGCTGGCCCGGCTGGCGCGGCTGGCGGCTGAGCACGAGACCACCGTGATGGCGGGCCGGAGCCACAACGTGGCCGCGCAGGCCACGACGCTCGGCAAGCGGTTCGCGACGGTGGCCGACGAGCTGCTCATCGGGGTGGAGCGGATCGAGCAGCTGCTCGCCCGCTACCCGCTGCGCGGCATCAAGGGTCCGATGGGTACCGCCCAGGACATGCTCGACCTGCTCGGCGGGGACGCCGACAAGCTGGCCGACCTGGAGCAGCGGGTGGCGCGCCACCTGGGCTTCGAGCGGGTGCTGACCAGCGTCGGCCAGGTCTACCCGCGCTCGCTCGACTTCGACGTGCTGTCCGCGCTGGTCCAGCTCACCGCGGCGCCGTCCAACCTGGCGACGACGATCCGCCTGATGGCCGGCAACGAGATCGTCACCGAGGGCTTCAAGGAGGGCCAGGTCGGCTCCTCCGCCATGCCCCACAAGATGAACACCCGCTCCTGCGAGCGGGTCAACGGCCTCGCCGTGGTCACCCGCGGCTACCTCTCCATGGTCGGCGAGCTCGCCGGCGACCAGTGGAACGAGGGCGACGTCTCCTGCTCCGTCGTACGACGGGTCGCGCTGCCCGACGCCTTCTTCGCGGTCGACGGCCTCTTCCAGACGTTCCTGACCGTGCTCGACGAGTTCGGTGCCTTCCCGGCGGTGATCCAGCGCGAGCTCGACCGCTACCTGCCGTTCCTGGCGACCACCAAGGTGCTCATGGCGGCGGTCCGCAACGGCGTGGGCCGCGAGGTCGCGCACGAGGCGATCAAGGAGGCCGCGGTCGGGACCGCCCTCGCGATGCGCCAGGGCCAGGCCGAGAACGACGTGTTCGCCAAGCTCGCCGCCGACGAGCGTCTCGGGCTGACCGCCGAGCAGCTCGCGACGCTGGTCGCCGAGCCGATCACCTTCACCGGTGCCGCGGTCGCCCAGACCCAGGAGGTCTGCCGGCAGGTCGCCGCGGTCGTCGAGGCGCACCCGGCCGCGGCGGCCTACACGCCCGGCGCGATCCTCTGA
- a CDS encoding GNAT family N-acetyltransferase codes for MVESAHPGTASGVLTTRLSLVLWDADTVADIKAGRRRPEWHADFPREDDEGAATLWRDGDPWGPRSIVSLKQQLVIGSIGFFGPPQDAADGVAEVEVGYGLVAPARGYGLASEALGALLERADGAGVRVRASIAPTNAASLRVAAKAGFTEVRGSTEDGEMVLVRPVRA; via the coding sequence ATGGTCGAAAGCGCGCACCCGGGTACCGCGTCCGGCGTCCTCACCACCCGGCTCAGCCTGGTCCTGTGGGACGCCGACACCGTCGCCGACATCAAGGCCGGCCGGCGCCGTCCCGAGTGGCACGCCGACTTCCCGCGCGAGGACGACGAGGGCGCGGCGACCTTGTGGCGCGACGGCGACCCGTGGGGGCCGCGGTCGATCGTGTCGCTCAAGCAGCAGCTGGTGATCGGATCGATCGGGTTCTTCGGGCCGCCGCAGGACGCGGCCGACGGGGTGGCCGAGGTGGAGGTCGGCTACGGGCTGGTCGCGCCGGCGCGGGGGTACGGGCTGGCGAGCGAGGCGCTGGGGGCGCTGCTGGAGCGGGCCGACGGGGCCGGCGTACGGGTGCGGGCGTCGATCGCGCCGACCAACGCGGCGAGCCTGCGGGTGGCGGCCAAGGCCGGGTTCACCGAGGTGCGGGGGAGCACCGAGGACGGCGAGATGGTGCTGGTCCGGCCCGTCCGCGCCTGA
- a CDS encoding SMI1/KNR4 family protein, translated as MALDDDLVARITRAVTTYGAGRPIPPDELAARLAPLGLTPDPDLADFAARWGGCFVGVAVHLWDHSSLLGRETCVELTTWAREAHGAVVDGLVIADDGAGNPIWIAADGAVRILDHDSGRVDALAPDFRTFVADNVHA; from the coding sequence ATGGCCCTGGACGACGACCTGGTCGCGCGCATCACCCGCGCGGTGACGACGTACGGCGCCGGCCGGCCGATCCCGCCCGACGAGCTCGCCGCCCGGCTGGCTCCCCTCGGCCTCACCCCGGACCCGGACCTCGCCGACTTCGCGGCCCGCTGGGGCGGCTGCTTCGTCGGCGTCGCCGTGCACCTGTGGGACCACTCCTCGCTGCTCGGCCGCGAGACGTGCGTCGAGCTGACCACCTGGGCCCGCGAGGCCCACGGCGCGGTCGTCGACGGCCTCGTCATCGCCGACGACGGCGCCGGCAACCCGATCTGGATCGCGGCCGACGGCGCGGTGCGGATCCTCGACCACGACAGCGGGCGGGTGGACGCGTTGGCGCCGGACTTCCGGACGTTCGTCGCGGACAACGTGCACGCGTGA
- a CDS encoding Uma2 family endonuclease has product MEAVQYIPMSWEEYLATPKHPRHEWVDGVVVVSPDPIWRHQRIARRLANLFDQVENLFGSSSGNIKLPGNRVRIPDAYATTQPEGLFIERPVLVVEVLSPSTRTEDLVRKAPEYAAAGISQLWVVDPERRTLEVHHLVDEGWETLVLLDDHRPRAEIAIADHGVVTVDLPDLLDA; this is encoded by the coding sequence GTGGAGGCAGTGCAGTACATCCCGATGTCGTGGGAGGAGTACCTCGCCACGCCGAAGCATCCCCGCCACGAGTGGGTCGACGGGGTGGTCGTGGTGAGCCCCGACCCGATCTGGCGCCACCAACGCATCGCGCGCCGATTGGCCAACCTGTTCGACCAGGTCGAGAACCTCTTCGGCTCGAGCTCCGGCAACATCAAGCTGCCCGGCAACCGGGTCCGGATCCCCGACGCCTACGCCACCACGCAGCCCGAGGGTCTGTTCATCGAGCGGCCCGTCCTGGTGGTCGAGGTGCTCTCGCCGAGCACGCGCACCGAGGACCTGGTCCGCAAGGCACCCGAGTACGCCGCCGCGGGCATCAGCCAGCTCTGGGTCGTCGATCCGGAGCGGCGCACCCTCGAGGTGCACCACCTGGTCGACGAGGGCTGGGAGACGCTGGTGCTCCTCGACGACCACCGCCCGCGCGCCGAGATCGCGATCGCGGACCACGGCGTCGTCACGGTCGATCTGCCCGACCTCCTCGATGCCTGA
- a CDS encoding GNAT family N-acetyltransferase: MAAVVRAAVDGDLDAVARIYAREVAEGHATFDVAPPARSVWEAKLASTHPGDHFLVAEAEPGGPVVGFAYSGAFRDRGAYHHTREVTVYLGAGATGRGLGRLLYDDLLARMTAAGMRTALACIALPNDASEGLHRACGFERQGVLREVGRKHGRWIDIVWWQKMLLPEA; encoded by the coding sequence ATGGCGGCCGTCGTACGGGCTGCTGTCGACGGGGACCTCGACGCGGTCGCGCGCATCTACGCCCGCGAGGTCGCCGAGGGCCACGCCACCTTCGACGTCGCCCCGCCCGCGCGCTCGGTGTGGGAGGCCAAGCTCGCCTCGACCCACCCCGGCGACCACTTCCTCGTCGCCGAGGCCGAGCCCGGCGGCCCGGTCGTCGGCTTCGCCTACTCGGGCGCCTTCCGCGACCGCGGCGCGTACCACCACACCCGTGAGGTCACCGTCTACCTCGGCGCCGGCGCGACCGGTCGCGGCCTCGGCCGCCTCCTGTACGACGACCTGCTCGCCCGGATGACCGCCGCCGGCATGCGCACCGCGCTGGCCTGCATCGCGCTCCCGAACGACGCCAGCGAGGGGCTGCACCGCGCGTGCGGGTTCGAGCGGCAGGGGGTGCTGCGCGAGGTCGGGCGCAAGCACGGGCGGTGGATCGACATCGTGTGGTGGCAGAAGATGCTGCTCCCGGAGGCCTGA
- the purD gene encoding phosphoribosylamine--glycine ligase, with protein MKTLVIGTGGREHALALALSCDPGVSEVHAAPGNPGIGAFATLHPVDPMDGAGVAALAVELGADLVVVGPEAPLVAGVADAVRAAGIAVFGPSRAAAMLEGSKAFSKEVMAAAGVPTAGSFTCTTPDEVAAALDAFGPPYVVKDDALAAGKGVVVTRSRDEAVAHAAACGRVVIEEFLDGPEVSLFAVCDGATAYPLQPAQDFKRIFDGGRGPNTGGMGSYSPLPWAPTDLASAVMAQVVQPTLDEMNRRGTPFVGCLYVGLALTAEGPRVIEFNCRFGDPDIQPVLAVLESPLGQLLAAAARGELASVPAPVFRDGASVTVVLASAGYPESSSKGDVITGVGAANGVSDVDVIHAGTALADGSLVTAGGRVVAVRAIGYDIADARARAYAAADLIRFDGLQRRTDIAAEPLGAIEGASLKDE; from the coding sequence GTGAAGACCCTCGTCATCGGCACCGGCGGCCGCGAGCACGCGCTCGCCCTCGCGCTCTCCTGCGACCCCGGGGTGAGCGAGGTCCACGCGGCCCCGGGCAACCCCGGCATCGGCGCCTTCGCCACGCTGCACCCGGTCGACCCGATGGACGGTGCCGGCGTCGCGGCGCTGGCGGTCGAGCTCGGCGCCGACCTCGTGGTGGTCGGGCCCGAGGCGCCGCTGGTCGCGGGCGTCGCGGACGCCGTGCGCGCGGCGGGGATCGCGGTCTTCGGGCCGTCCCGCGCGGCCGCCATGCTCGAGGGGTCCAAGGCGTTCTCCAAGGAGGTCATGGCCGCCGCCGGCGTGCCGACCGCCGGGTCCTTCACCTGCACCACTCCTGACGAGGTCGCGGCGGCGCTCGACGCGTTCGGCCCGCCGTACGTCGTCAAGGACGACGCGCTCGCCGCCGGCAAGGGCGTCGTGGTGACCCGCTCGCGCGACGAGGCCGTGGCGCACGCGGCGGCCTGCGGGCGCGTGGTGATCGAGGAGTTCCTCGACGGGCCCGAGGTCTCGCTGTTCGCGGTGTGCGACGGCGCGACGGCGTACCCGCTGCAGCCGGCGCAGGACTTCAAGCGGATCTTCGACGGCGGCCGCGGCCCCAACACCGGCGGCATGGGCTCCTACTCGCCGCTGCCGTGGGCGCCCACCGACCTCGCCTCCGCCGTCATGGCGCAGGTCGTCCAGCCCACCCTCGACGAGATGAACCGGCGCGGGACCCCCTTCGTCGGCTGCCTGTACGTCGGCCTGGCGCTCACCGCCGAGGGCCCGCGCGTGATCGAGTTCAACTGCCGCTTCGGCGACCCCGACATCCAGCCGGTGCTCGCCGTGCTGGAGTCCCCGCTCGGCCAGCTGCTCGCCGCCGCGGCCCGCGGTGAGCTGGCGTCGGTGCCGGCGCCGGTCTTCCGCGACGGCGCCTCGGTGACCGTCGTCCTCGCGTCGGCGGGCTACCCGGAGTCGTCGTCCAAGGGCGACGTCATCACGGGGGTCGGCGCGGCCAACGGGGTCAGCGACGTCGACGTCATCCACGCCGGTACGGCGCTCGCCGACGGCTCGCTCGTCACCGCCGGTGGCCGCGTGGTCGCGGTCCGGGCGATCGGATACGACATCGCCGACGCGCGCGCCCGGGCCTACGCGGCGGCCGACCTGATCCGCTTCGACGGGCTGCAGCGGCGTACGGACATCGCGGCGGAGCCCCTCGGTGCGATCGAGGGCGCCTCGCTCAAGGACGAGTGA
- a CDS encoding adenylosuccinate synthase, which translates to MPAIVIVGAQWGDEGKGKATDHLGSQVDYVVKFNGGNNAGHTVVIGDEKYALHLLPSGILTPGCTPVIGNGVVVDIDVLFQEIEGLEARGVDTSRLKLSANAHVIADYNRTIDKVTERFLGSRKIGTTGRGIGPTYADKMNRIGIRVQDLFDEKILTAKVEGALELKGQILTKIYNRRAPSVEQTVEELLGHADRLAPYVCDTGLLLSQALDRDEVVLMEAGQATLLDVDHGTYPFVTSSSAISAGACTGTGIPPTRIDQVIAIAKAYTTRVGEGPFPTELHDENGEFLRKAGWEYGTTTGRPRRCGWMDTVITRYAARVNGVTDFVLTKLDTLTGLAELPVCVAYDVDGVRHDEMPVNQTDFHHAVPIYENLPGWTEDISGCRSFEELPKNAQDYVEFVEARSGAKISVIGVGPEREQAVVRHPLR; encoded by the coding sequence ATGCCTGCAATCGTGATCGTCGGAGCCCAGTGGGGCGACGAGGGCAAGGGCAAGGCCACCGACCACCTGGGCAGCCAGGTCGACTACGTGGTGAAGTTCAACGGCGGCAACAACGCCGGCCACACGGTCGTCATCGGTGACGAGAAGTACGCCCTCCACCTGCTGCCCAGCGGCATCCTCACCCCCGGCTGCACCCCGGTCATCGGCAACGGCGTCGTCGTCGACATCGACGTGCTGTTCCAGGAGATCGAGGGCCTCGAGGCGCGCGGCGTCGACACGAGCCGGCTCAAGCTCAGCGCCAACGCCCACGTCATCGCCGACTACAACCGGACGATCGACAAGGTCACCGAGCGCTTCCTCGGCTCCCGCAAGATCGGTACGACGGGCCGCGGCATCGGGCCGACGTACGCCGACAAGATGAACCGGATCGGCATCCGGGTCCAGGACCTGTTCGACGAGAAGATCCTCACCGCCAAGGTCGAGGGCGCGCTCGAGCTCAAGGGCCAGATCCTCACCAAGATCTACAACCGCCGGGCCCCCTCGGTGGAGCAGACCGTCGAGGAGCTGCTCGGCCACGCCGACCGCCTCGCGCCGTACGTCTGCGACACGGGGCTGCTGCTCAGCCAGGCGCTCGACCGCGACGAGGTCGTGCTGATGGAGGCCGGCCAGGCCACCCTCCTCGACGTCGACCACGGCACCTACCCGTTCGTCACGTCCAGCAGCGCGATCTCCGCCGGCGCCTGCACCGGCACCGGCATCCCGCCGACCCGGATCGACCAGGTCATCGCGATCGCCAAGGCCTACACGACCCGCGTCGGCGAGGGCCCGTTCCCGACCGAGCTGCACGACGAGAACGGCGAGTTCCTGCGCAAGGCCGGCTGGGAGTACGGCACCACCACCGGCCGCCCGCGCCGCTGCGGCTGGATGGACACCGTCATCACCCGCTACGCCGCGCGCGTCAACGGCGTCACCGACTTCGTGCTGACCAAGCTCGACACCCTGACCGGGCTGGCCGAGCTGCCCGTGTGCGTCGCGTACGACGTCGACGGGGTCCGCCACGACGAGATGCCGGTCAACCAGACCGACTTCCACCACGCCGTACCGATCTACGAGAACCTGCCGGGCTGGACCGAGGACATCTCCGGCTGCCGATCGTTCGAGGAGCTGCCGAAGAACGCGCAGGACTACGTCGAGTTCGTCGAGGCGCGCTCCGGCGCCAAGATCTCGGTGATCGGGGTCGGCCCCGAGCGCGAGCAGGCGGTCGTGCGGCACCCGCTGCGCTGA